The Candidatus Hydrogenedentota bacterium genome segment GGGGCGTTCGTGCGCATGCGGCAGCAGGAGCCGGATACCTCCGGCATCAACCCGCACATGGTTCCGGCGCGCCCATCAGGGACCCCCGTACGCCGCCTCCAGCGCCGCAATATCCAGCCGGTCCATCGCCATGATCGCCTGCATCACGCGGTTACGGCGCGCGGGGTCCGGATCCCGCATCATGCGCCCCACCGCCGCCGGGACCACCTGCCAGGACAGGCCGTACTTGTCCCGCAGCCAGCCGCAGCGTTGTTTCTCGCCGCCATCCGAGAGGTTCTCCCAGAGATGGTCCACTTCCTCCTGGGTCTCGCAATGGAGGATGAACGAAACCGCCGGCGAAAACTGAAACATCGGCCCGCCATTGAGCGCCAGGAATTTCTGTCCCTGAAGCGTGAATTCCACCGTAAGTGCCGTCCCCGC includes the following:
- a CDS encoding VOC family protein; translation: MTMQGITPCLWFDTQAEEAVAFYASLIEDSQIGEVVRYGEGAPLPAGTALTVEFTLQGQKFLALNGGPMFQFSPAVSFILHCETQEEVDHLWENLSDGGEKQRCGWLRDKYGLSWQVVPAAVGRMMRDPDPARRNRVMQAIMAMDRLDIAALEAAYGGP